Proteins encoded within one genomic window of Prosthecobacter fusiformis:
- a CDS encoding metal ABC transporter permease encodes MNWLDPFQYSFMNEALLIGALVGAVCAVLSCYLVLKGWSLMGDAISHAVLPGVVLAYIIGLPLALGAFASGLLCATATGWIKSNSRIKEDTVMGIVFTGLFALGLVMFSKVESDLHLTHILFGNILGIERVVMLQTAVTAIVTLMVTLLMRKDLLLFCFDPAHARAIGQNTALTYYVFLALLAATIVASMQAVGIILVVAMLVTPGCTARLLTDRFDHMLLIASSSSVLASCLGVYASFFINGSTGACIVLAQALFFTLAFIFAPKHGLIAGKRSRGAAA; translated from the coding sequence ATGAACTGGCTGGACCCTTTTCAATACAGCTTCATGAATGAGGCGCTGCTCATCGGTGCCCTTGTTGGAGCCGTCTGCGCCGTGCTGTCCTGTTATCTCGTTTTGAAAGGCTGGTCCCTGATGGGAGACGCCATCTCCCATGCCGTCCTGCCGGGTGTGGTGCTCGCCTACATCATTGGCCTTCCCCTCGCGCTCGGGGCTTTTGCTTCCGGCTTGCTTTGCGCCACGGCCACTGGCTGGATCAAATCCAACAGCCGCATCAAAGAGGATACCGTCATGGGCATCGTCTTCACCGGCCTCTTTGCCCTCGGCCTGGTCATGTTTTCGAAAGTGGAGTCAGACCTGCATCTGACACACATTTTGTTCGGCAATATCCTCGGCATCGAACGCGTCGTCATGCTGCAGACCGCCGTGACCGCCATCGTCACCCTGATGGTAACTCTGCTGATGAGGAAGGATTTGCTCCTGTTCTGCTTTGATCCCGCCCATGCACGGGCCATCGGCCAGAACACCGCCCTCACGTATTATGTCTTTTTGGCCCTCCTGGCCGCCACCATCGTCGCCTCCATGCAGGCCGTCGGCATCATTCTCGTTGTGGCCATGCTCGTCACCCCAGGCTGCACGGCCCGCCTCCTGACCGACCGGTTTGACCACATGCTGCTCATCGCCTCCAGCTCATCCGTGCTAGCCAGTTGCCTCGGCGTCTATGCCAGTTTTTTCATCAACGGCTCCACTGGAGCCTGCATCGTCCTCGCCCAGGCACTCTTTTTCACCCTCGCCTTCATCTTTGCCCCCAAACACGGCCTGATCGCCGGGAAAAGAAGCCGAGGGGCGGCTGCCTGA
- a CDS encoding metal ABC transporter permease: MTDLLIPFQYEYMVKAIVISGLIGGVCAFLSCFITLKGWSLMGDALSHAVVPGVSVAWMLGLPFSVGAFIAGILAAVGMGWVKANSRLREDAVIGVVFTTFFAAGLLLLTLYQSNISLRTIIFGNILAISDPDILQVVIISAISILVLGLKWRDLLLYCFDETHARSIGLNTRFLNFLLLALLSATAVAALQTVGACLVVAMLVTPGATAYLLTDRFGSMLGIATGTGIVCGVVGAYISYFFNGSTGGCIVVLQTLVFLAALILAPKHGLLASRAQRFKAAAL; the protein is encoded by the coding sequence ATGACTGATCTGCTGATCCCCTTTCAGTATGAATACATGGTGAAGGCCATTGTCATCAGCGGCCTCATCGGCGGCGTCTGTGCATTCCTTTCCTGCTTCATCACGCTCAAAGGCTGGTCACTGATGGGCGATGCCCTGTCTCATGCCGTGGTGCCCGGGGTCTCTGTCGCCTGGATGTTAGGCCTGCCCTTTTCTGTCGGAGCTTTCATTGCAGGTATCCTCGCGGCGGTGGGCATGGGCTGGGTAAAGGCGAACTCAAGACTGCGTGAGGATGCCGTCATCGGGGTCGTTTTCACCACCTTCTTTGCCGCCGGCCTCCTCTTGCTGACTTTGTATCAAAGCAACATCAGCCTGCGCACCATCATCTTTGGAAACATCCTGGCCATCTCGGATCCCGACATCCTCCAGGTGGTCATTATATCCGCCATCTCCATCCTTGTGCTTGGGCTTAAATGGCGAGACTTGTTGTTATACTGCTTTGACGAAACCCATGCGCGCAGCATCGGCCTGAATACCCGTTTTCTAAATTTCCTGCTGCTGGCCCTGCTCTCAGCCACCGCCGTCGCAGCCTTGCAGACAGTCGGTGCCTGCCTCGTTGTCGCCATGCTGGTCACACCTGGCGCTACAGCTTACCTGCTCACGGATCGTTTTGGCAGCATGCTCGGCATCGCCACCGGCACAGGCATTGTGTGCGGTGTGGTCGGTGCCTACATCAGTTACTTCTTCAACGGATCCACCGGTGGCTGCATCGTCGTCCTCCAGACTCTGGTCTTTTTAGCCGCACTGATCCTCGCACCCAAGCACGGACTGCTGGCCTCTCGTGCGCAACGTTTCAAAGCTGCTGCCCTATGA
- a CDS encoding manganese/iron ABC transporter ATP-binding protein — translation MIPAAQPLSVEVANVTVAYTNGHIALRDASFTLNGGTICALVGANGSGKSTLFKAIMGFLAPAKGKVLIVGGTAAAARRSKLVAYVPQSEEVDWSFPVSVWDVVMMGRYGHMNFLRIPRAEDKRIVQECLERVGMTAFRDRQIGELSGGQKKRVFLARALAQKGRIMLLDEPFTGVDVQTETAIIELLRSLREEGHIILVSTHNLGSVPEFCDQVVLINRTVLAYGPTETVFTEANLTHAFGGVLRQFHFEHSTIQEHDGRTVKLLTDDERPLVFGKDGHLEYTDRQGREALVKERAKEVGE, via the coding sequence ATGATCCCAGCCGCCCAGCCGCTCTCTGTAGAAGTCGCCAATGTCACCGTGGCCTATACGAACGGTCACATCGCCCTGCGGGATGCCTCCTTCACCCTGAATGGAGGGACCATCTGCGCCCTGGTGGGTGCGAATGGCAGCGGCAAGAGCACCCTGTTCAAGGCCATCATGGGGTTCCTTGCACCGGCTAAAGGAAAGGTGCTCATCGTCGGTGGCACTGCGGCTGCCGCCCGTCGCAGCAAGCTGGTGGCCTATGTGCCGCAGAGTGAAGAGGTGGACTGGAGCTTCCCTGTCAGCGTTTGGGATGTGGTAATGATGGGGCGCTATGGGCACATGAACTTCCTGCGCATTCCCCGCGCTGAAGATAAGCGCATCGTCCAGGAATGCCTGGAACGCGTGGGCATGACTGCATTCCGAGATCGCCAGATTGGCGAGCTCTCGGGTGGCCAAAAAAAGCGTGTTTTCCTGGCCCGGGCCCTGGCTCAAAAAGGCCGCATCATGCTGCTGGATGAACCCTTTACTGGCGTGGATGTACAGACAGAGACGGCCATCATTGAGCTGCTGCGCTCACTGCGTGAAGAAGGTCACATCATCCTCGTCTCCACCCATAACCTCGGCAGTGTGCCGGAGTTTTGTGATCAGGTGGTGCTCATTAACCGCACGGTGCTTGCCTATGGGCCAACCGAAACAGTCTTCACGGAGGCCAATCTGACCCATGCCTTTGGCGGCGTACTGCGTCAGTTCCACTTTGAGCACTCCACCATACAGGAACACGATGGCCGCACCGTGAAGCTTCTGACCGATGATGAACGGCCACTGGTCTTCGGCAAAGACGGCCACCTGGAATACACAGATCGCCAGGGCAGGGAAGCCCTGGTCAAAGAACGCGCCAAGGAGGTGGGGGAATGA